From the genome of Altererythrobacter sp. BO-6:
GGCGCCAGCAAGGTCACCCTTGCCAGCTTGACGATGGTCGCTTCGGCCCCGGCAGCATCGGAGAAGGAGTAGCCGCCGCCGATCGCTTGCGCGACGTCATGCACGGATGCGCCGATCAGGAACCCCGCCGCGCGGTCATCCAGCCCGATCTGCGCGGCGATCACCGGATAGACCGCCATGGCAAAGGCGCTGGCCAAGGCGACCGCGACCAAATTCATCGCGAATTGCGCCTGCGGCAGCCGTTCGCGCCCGATCACGGCATAGAGCGCCAGCGAGGCGCTCGCGCCGCAAATGGCGGTCGCGCCGCCCGCCAGGATGCCGGCATATCGTGACTGGCCCCAGATCCGCGCGCCCAGCAGCCCGGCAGCAAAGGTCGTCGCCATGATCCCCAGCAGCAAGGCAAAGGACACAGCGCCGACATCGGCGATCTGCGCGAAAGTGATCTGAAAGCCGAGCAGCACGATCCCGATCCGCAGGCCCTCCCTCGCGACCAGGTCAAGTCCGGGATGCGTGCCTTCCTCGCCCGCGGCAAAGCTCAGCGCGAGGCCCAGCAGCAAGCCCATCAGGATCATCGGCATGCCGTAATGGTCGCTGAGCCAGGCGGCGGCGAGACTGGTCACCCCGACCAGGATCAGCCCCGGCAGGAAACGGCGCGTGGTGCGCTTCTCAGACCCCGCTGCTTCCTGTTCGGACAGCGTCAGCTCGCCGTACAAGTCCCCGGCGTAGAAATTGCGTTCATCGGGAGAATTGCCCGCGGCCAAACCCTGCCTCCCTTCAGCCCGCTTCCACGCGGCGGATCTGCGGCATCATCAGCTGCAGCCACGCCAGCGCGATCAGGTAGGACATGGCGGCGAAAACGAACAGCGGCACGAAGCCGAACCCTGCATCGAGCACGCGGCCGGTGATCAGGCTGATCGCCACCCCGCCCATATTGCCCATGAAGGCGCCGAAGGCGGTGACCCGCCCGACCTTGGCATTGGGAACCACGTCCGTGATCGTCGCGAAGATCGACAGCGAGAAGCCCTGGTGCCCGGCCATGACCACACCCATCATCACCGCGACCGGCCAGAAGGAATTGAGTTCCAGCACCAGCGGCAGCGGCGCCACTATCAGCGCGGAAACCAGCATCACGCCCTTGCGAACGCGGTTGACCGACCAGCCCAGCTCAAGCAGCCGGGTCGAGGCCCAACCGGCAAGCAGCGCGCCCAGGCCCGAACCGGCAAAGGCGATCGCCAGCGGGATCGCCAGCTCCAGCGTCGTAAGGCCGAACTCCTTGCGGTAATAATCCGCCAGCCAGAAATTGATGAACCACCAGGTCATGTCCGATAGCGCCTTGGCGATCACGATCGCCCAGGTCTGCCGGTTGGTCAGGAAATTGCCGTAAGCCGCGCCGTCTTCGACCAGCGTCACGCCCTCCGGCTCGGCACTTGCCTGGCGCAATTGCGAAAGGCCGCGCGCCAGCCACATCCAGGCGATAAGCGAGATGAAGCCGCCGATACCGCCTGCGACCAGTGCCCCGCGCCAGCCGACCGCCAGCGCCAGCGCCGGGATCACGAAAGGCATGGCGATTGTCCCCGCCCCCGCCAGCAGGGTCGCGAAGCCGAAAGCAAAGGAACGCTTGTTCGGTTCGAACAATGTGGCGACGGTCTTGATCGTCAGCGGGGTCTGCACCGCTTCTGTGACACCCAGCCCGACGCGCGCGGCGACCACCTGCCAGGTGGTGATGGCCCAGCCATGCGCCATCGCAGCAAAGCTCCAGGCCGATGCGCCCAATTGCATCGAGCGGTGGACACCCAGCCGGTCAACCAGCCAGCCGGTAAACAGGAACGCAAAGGCCGCGGAAAACTGCGTGACCGCGGCCAGATCGCCGAAATCGCTGTCAGTCCAGCCGAAGTCCGCCATCATGTCGGGTTTGAGGATGGCGATGATCGGGCGGTCCATCGCATTGAATACGCCCGCCACGCACAGTGTCGTGAACAATGCCCAACGCAGGCGCGGCGTGATCACCTTCATGATGCGAATTCCCCTTCCCGATTCAACTGTCTACCCCGGGTACGGACACAGGCCAACCAGGGGATTCCTGGCTGGCCTGCACCGTGTTGCGACCTTTGAGGCGTCAGGCGGCTCAGTTGCGAACCCGCAGGCTCACCCCGAAATAGCGATCCGCATCGCGCGGGATCTGCAAGCGCTGGCCATTGCCGACATTGAGCAGCGCATAGCTTTCGTCGGTGATGTTGCGGGCATGGAAGGTCAGGCGATAACGATCGTCCTGGTCGGAGAAGCCGATCGAGGCATTCCAGAGACCATAGGGATCGATCACGCCCTGCTCGCCAAGGTCCGAATACTGCTTGCTGACATGACGATAGTCGGTGTCGAGATAGAACCGGAAACCGCCCAGATCGCCTTCATAGCTGCCGCCAAGCGTGTAGGTGAACTTGGGGGCCAACGGCAGCTGGGTGCCGTCGCGCGCGTCAGGTGCATTGGTCAGCGGGTTCGGGTTGAACTTCTTCACCGCCGCATCGGCATAGGCACCGCTGGCGCGCAAGGTCAGACCGTCTACCGGCACTACCAGCAGGTCAGCTTCAAAGCCTTCGCTCTTTACCGTACCGGCATTGGTCAGGTTCGTTACCGTCGCGCCATTGAGCAGCACGAAGTTGTTGGCCTGGAACCCGTCATATTCGACGGTGAAGGCCGCAACGTTCAGCTGCACCCGGTTGTCGAGGAATTGGGTCTTGGCGCCCAGTTCAAACGCGTTCGACGTTTCTTCGTCAATCGGCACGGCGTTGGTGGGCGCAGTGTGGTTGAAGAAGACGTTGAAAGCCGGGCCCTTATACCCGCGGGTATAGCTGCCGTAGAACATGATGTCCTCTGCCGGCGTGAACTGCAGCACCGCCTTGCCTGACAGATTGCCGTTGGTGCTCGACCCGCGCGATACCGGCGTGCCGTTACCGCCGCCTGCGATGGTGCCGCCTGCCGGGTTACCCGAAACGCCGGGGCCGGTAGCCGGCAGGCCGGTCGCCGCATTCACGCCCGGTGCGCGGACATGGGTGTAGCTGAGCTCGTCCCAGGTGTATCGCAAGCCGCCGGTGATCGCAAACATGTCATTCAGGCGATAGGTTGCCTGGCCGAAGATCGCGAAGTTGGACGAATTGACGTCACTGTCAGAGGTTGCGGTGGGGAAGATCGTGTTGACCGTGTCGGTCAGGTTGCACGGACGCCCGCCGGTGGCAGGATCGATCGGCAGGGTCGAGCTGGCGCAGGTGATCACTTCACGAGTGAAGGTCTGCGTATTGTCCGAATGCCATGCGAAAGCACCAACCTGGTAGAAGAACGGAGCGGTCGGATCGGACGCAATGCGCGCTTCGAACGACATCTGCTCGGTCGTCACCACACCATC
Proteins encoded in this window:
- a CDS encoding putative sulfate exporter family transporter, with the translated sequence MAAGNSPDERNFYAGDLYGELTLSEQEAAGSEKRTTRRFLPGLILVGVTSLAAAWLSDHYGMPMILMGLLLGLALSFAAGEEGTHPGLDLVAREGLRIGIVLLGFQITFAQIADVGAVSFALLLGIMATTFAAGLLGARIWGQSRYAGILAGGATAICGASASLALYAVIGRERLPQAQFAMNLVAVALASAFAMAVYPVIAAQIGLDDRAAGFLIGASVHDVAQAIGGGYSFSDAAGAEATIVKLARVTLLAPAVLLVSLWIGSAGQGGAGATPLRRLALPWFILGFLALVTVNSFVEFPEAFAGGALTVSKGLLLLAVTATALRSRMDLMRTLGWRAFMPVVCATLASFTVSILVASMMAG
- a CDS encoding MFS transporter; protein product: MKVITPRLRWALFTTLCVAGVFNAMDRPIIAILKPDMMADFGWTDSDFGDLAAVTQFSAAFAFLFTGWLVDRLGVHRSMQLGASAWSFAAMAHGWAITTWQVVAARVGLGVTEAVQTPLTIKTVATLFEPNKRSFAFGFATLLAGAGTIAMPFVIPALALAVGWRGALVAGGIGGFISLIAWMWLARGLSQLRQASAEPEGVTLVEDGAAYGNFLTNRQTWAIVIAKALSDMTWWFINFWLADYYRKEFGLTTLELAIPLAIAFAGSGLGALLAGWASTRLLELGWSVNRVRKGVMLVSALIVAPLPLVLELNSFWPVAVMMGVVMAGHQGFSLSIFATITDVVPNAKVGRVTAFGAFMGNMGGVAISLITGRVLDAGFGFVPLFVFAAMSYLIALAWLQLMMPQIRRVEAG